One genomic region from Fictibacillus marinisediminis encodes:
- a CDS encoding MDR family MFS transporter: MAQDKRMGFVVLAMALGLFMSSLDNTIVSASISQVIKDIGGFDKMSWIFTAYMLAATSTMLVFGKMSDLFGRKLFYLIGISLFLIGSALCGTAQNIDQLIFYRVIQGVGSGAIFPISFTIIYSVSTDPKQAAKMSGIFAGIFGISSVLGPQIGTWISESSLLGWRWCFYVNVPFGLLSIVTLAIALKESKSDFKPKVDYLGTLLLVSSTVLLLLGLEWGGKDYAWDSAQIIGLFSGAAVSIALFLLVERKAQEPILPLSIFKNKMVLGTSIVVFCQGAIMFSAITYLPILSVAVIGNENSNSVLTPMMFPIMVGAITAGFLCTKLRFRTIMAFSMGVGVIEAYLLGTITHDTANWVVTGVMIALGLLVLGPLMSTSQNAVAQSVDSKYIGIASSVVGFWRSIGGVMGAAITATIVNNDLKDKMKEFAASSHLPADKAEQMAKPEILMQKNIQLPPQVVTFLRDAVEKALHHGFYLALTACAIGFIVALFVGGDRYVMGNRAQKTEAKEEVTAS, encoded by the coding sequence ATGGCTCAAGACAAAAGAATGGGATTTGTTGTTTTGGCGATGGCATTGGGGCTATTCATGTCTTCGTTGGATAACACCATTGTTTCAGCCAGCATTAGTCAAGTTATCAAAGACATTGGCGGCTTTGACAAAATGAGCTGGATTTTCACAGCTTATATGCTGGCAGCGACCAGTACAATGCTCGTTTTCGGAAAAATGAGTGATTTGTTTGGACGCAAGTTGTTTTATTTGATTGGGATCAGCCTGTTTCTGATTGGATCCGCGCTCTGCGGAACGGCTCAGAACATTGACCAGCTGATTTTTTACCGTGTCATCCAGGGTGTCGGATCAGGAGCGATATTTCCTATTTCCTTTACTATTATCTACTCCGTCTCAACCGATCCGAAGCAAGCAGCTAAGATGTCGGGAATTTTCGCAGGAATCTTTGGAATCTCCTCTGTTCTCGGGCCGCAGATCGGCACATGGATTTCCGAGTCTTCCTTATTAGGCTGGAGATGGTGCTTTTACGTGAACGTTCCTTTTGGTTTGCTATCGATTGTTACGCTGGCCATCGCTCTAAAAGAATCCAAATCTGACTTTAAACCTAAGGTTGATTACTTAGGAACATTGCTGCTCGTTTCCTCTACCGTCCTGCTTCTGCTTGGACTGGAGTGGGGAGGAAAAGATTATGCATGGGATTCAGCACAGATCATCGGACTGTTTTCCGGAGCCGCAGTATCCATTGCGCTATTCCTATTGGTAGAACGAAAAGCGCAGGAACCGATCCTTCCGCTTTCCATCTTTAAAAATAAAATGGTCCTCGGAACAAGCATCGTCGTGTTTTGCCAAGGTGCGATCATGTTCTCGGCCATCACCTACTTGCCTATTCTTTCTGTGGCGGTCATCGGGAACGAAAACTCGAACAGCGTACTGACGCCGATGATGTTTCCGATCATGGTTGGGGCTATTACAGCCGGTTTCCTTTGTACCAAATTACGATTCCGCACGATCATGGCTTTTTCGATGGGTGTCGGAGTGATCGAAGCATACTTGCTCGGCACCATTACCCATGATACGGCCAACTGGGTCGTAACAGGTGTGATGATCGCACTCGGCCTTCTCGTTCTTGGGCCTCTTATGAGTACTTCACAAAATGCGGTTGCTCAGTCTGTAGATAGTAAATACATTGGGATCGCCTCTTCGGTCGTCGGCTTCTGGCGAAGCATCGGAGGTGTTATGGGAGCAGCCATTACCGCTACGATCGTTAATAACGATTTAAAAGACAAAATGAAGGAATTTGCAGCGTCCTCTCACCTCCCAGCAGATAAAGCGGAGCAAATGGCTAAACCGGAAATTTTGATGCAAAAAAACATTCAGCTGCCTCCTCAAGTCGTCACCTTTTTGAGAGATGCTGTTGAAAAAGCTCTGCATCACGGATTTTATCTCGCATTAACCGCTTGTGCCATTGGGTTCATCGTCGCCCTGTTCGTCGGCGGCGACCGGTATGTGATGGGCAACCGCGCACAGAAAACGGAAGCGAAAGAAGAAGTCACCGCAAGTTGA
- a CDS encoding n-acetylglutamate synthase, with protein sequence MATYHNQVFVSVPEQDVQHERSPIYFTCIQEGLIVRATYTGDGIQCGRLVGMVDNEGELHFKYHHVNKHNELRGGVGRLVPEWLPDGRITLTGSWQGLDGLEQKKMKCHSFKGARHLNYTSV encoded by the coding sequence ATGGCTACCTATCACAATCAAGTATTTGTGTCTGTGCCGGAACAAGATGTTCAACATGAACGTTCACCTATTTACTTTACCTGCATTCAGGAAGGTTTGATCGTTCGTGCCACTTATACCGGAGATGGCATTCAATGCGGGAGATTGGTCGGCATGGTTGATAATGAAGGAGAGCTTCATTTTAAATACCATCATGTGAACAAGCACAACGAACTGCGGGGAGGTGTAGGAAGGCTGGTGCCGGAATGGCTTCCGGATGGCCGCATAACACTGACTGGATCATGGCAGGGATTAGATGGGTTAGAACAAAAGAAAATGAAGTGCCATTCTTTTAAGGGTGCCAGGCACCTCAATTACACAAGTGTGTAA
- a CDS encoding ArsR/SmtB family transcription factor, whose protein sequence is MMVQSNVAEIASIVSESSRAAILTVLMDGRFHTASELACMAGIKPQTASFHLSKMQEAGVIAQEKQGRHRYYGIHNQEVAKVMESFLLIAPPVKIKSLKQSLQDKAMRFARTCYDHLAGSVGVQLTDALLDAGVLREDHENFSVTEKGEGFFSELGISLERVSKKRRSFSHRCLDWSERRHHLAGALGQALLERLLELGWIQRVPQIRAVKITEEGKKGLKETFGMDLLKEGT, encoded by the coding sequence TTGATGGTACAATCGAATGTGGCTGAAATTGCTTCTATCGTAAGCGAATCTTCACGCGCGGCCATATTAACGGTCTTGATGGACGGCCGATTTCATACGGCGAGCGAACTGGCCTGCATGGCCGGCATCAAACCGCAGACAGCAAGCTTTCACCTGTCAAAAATGCAGGAGGCCGGTGTGATCGCACAGGAAAAACAAGGAAGGCACCGCTATTATGGCATTCATAACCAAGAGGTCGCGAAAGTAATGGAGTCTTTTCTTTTGATTGCCCCTCCTGTCAAAATCAAATCACTGAAACAGTCCTTACAGGACAAGGCGATGAGGTTTGCGAGAACGTGCTATGACCATCTGGCGGGCAGCGTCGGAGTTCAGCTGACCGATGCATTGCTGGATGCCGGTGTTCTGCGTGAGGATCACGAGAACTTCAGTGTTACTGAAAAGGGAGAGGGATTTTTCAGTGAGTTGGGCATTTCCCTTGAAAGGGTTAGCAAAAAACGCCGCTCCTTCTCTCATCGGTGTTTGGACTGGAGCGAACGGCGCCATCATCTGGCTGGTGCGCTTGGCCAAGCGCTGCTGGAACGGCTGCTTGAGCTGGGCTGGATACAGCGCGTACCACAAATCCGTGCGGTAAAGATTACGGAAGAGGGGAAAAAAGGACTGAAGGAAACGTTCGGAATGGACCTTTTAAAGGAGGGTACGTGA
- a CDS encoding DUF3147 family protein, which produces MYTVVKITISALVIGMITALAKHSPRYGGIIAALPLVSLLSLFWLYTQGERTDHLSQFLYGVLYGLPSTIVLIFVVAFSLKHSMPFFLSIVLGIGGWGLCLVLQKFLLSGALLNLR; this is translated from the coding sequence ATGTATACAGTCGTTAAAATTACAATTTCGGCGCTGGTGATCGGTATGATTACCGCCCTTGCCAAACATTCCCCCCGTTATGGAGGAATTATCGCGGCTCTTCCGCTGGTCAGCTTGTTAAGTCTGTTTTGGCTCTATACACAAGGAGAGCGGACCGATCACCTGAGCCAGTTTTTATATGGTGTTCTGTACGGGCTGCCGAGCACCATCGTCTTGATTTTTGTTGTCGCTTTTTCACTTAAGCATTCCATGCCTTTTTTTCTGTCGATTGTACTCGGAATCGGCGGATGGGGGTTGTGTTTGGTCCTTCAAAAATTCCTTCTTTCAGGGGCCCTATTGAATCTGCGGTAG
- a CDS encoding MarR family winged helix-turn-helix transcriptional regulator yields the protein MNVQFINEIWTDLYYLLHYKHEERLTHQNVRCMQAVKKNKDATVAFLADVLQITHHSASEHVKRLIDKGYAQKERSATDKRAVYVKLTGLGEEVLKRNTELDEEKLQNVLGRLSKKEQQEILDAFEKLRTEAKHVYSR from the coding sequence ATGAATGTTCAATTCATAAATGAGATATGGACCGATCTGTACTATTTATTGCATTACAAACACGAAGAACGGTTGACCCACCAAAATGTGAGATGCATGCAGGCGGTGAAAAAGAATAAGGATGCCACGGTTGCCTTTTTGGCAGATGTCCTGCAGATTACGCATCATTCCGCATCCGAACATGTGAAGCGGCTGATCGATAAAGGCTATGCTCAAAAAGAACGATCAGCGACGGATAAGAGAGCGGTATATGTGAAGCTGACCGGGTTAGGAGAGGAAGTACTCAAACGGAACACCGAACTGGACGAAGAAAAACTGCAGAACGTTCTGGGCCGTTTGAGCAAAAAAGAGCAACAAGAGATTTTGGACGCGTTTGAGAAGCTAAGAACGGAGGCAAAGCATGTATACAGTCGTTAA
- a CDS encoding MmcQ/YjbR family DNA-binding protein — MASHKEIVSETGKQMLQQVRGICIGFPEVTEHVDGFGHTSFRVKDKPFVIMGENEQGTSLAIKTLPETQEILLQEERFFRPAYIGQHGWTSIYHSGGMNWKEIHSLILEAYQRTAPKRLVKLLEKNQ; from the coding sequence GTGGCAAGCCATAAAGAAATCGTTTCAGAGACAGGCAAGCAGATGCTTCAGCAGGTCCGGGGAATTTGTATAGGTTTTCCGGAAGTCACGGAGCATGTCGACGGTTTTGGCCATACGTCGTTCCGTGTGAAGGACAAGCCCTTCGTCATCATGGGAGAGAATGAACAGGGCACTTCATTGGCGATAAAAACACTGCCGGAAACACAGGAAATACTTCTTCAAGAGGAGCGGTTTTTCAGACCCGCATACATCGGCCAGCACGGCTGGACCTCGATCTACCATTCAGGCGGAATGAACTGGAAAGAGATTCATAGCCTGATTCTTGAAGCCTATCAGCGGACGGCGCCTAAGCGGTTGGTAAAATTGCTGGAAAAAAACCAATAA
- a CDS encoding dipeptidase, with translation MNEKIEVYLASNRDTHLSQLKDFLAIPSISTQTEHKGDMEKAAEWTAESLRQLGMDNVKVYETKGHPVVYGEWLKAEGKPTALIYGHYDVQPVDPVELWNSPPFSAEIREEKLYARGASDDKGQTFMHLKALEAFLETTGTLPLNFKFCIEGEEEMGSPNLPAFAEEHKELFAADLIVVSDTGMIEKGKPAITYGLRGLCGLQIDLKGPSGDVHSGLYGGAIQNPIHALVKIVDSFHSKDGHILVDGFYDDVLTVTQQEKEEFASLQFNEEEVKKELGVNELYGEEGYSYLERTWTRPTLEVNGIYGGYQGGGLKTVLPSEAHAKISCRLVPNQDPDKIVEQLKQHITKHLPAGVEVEMSRFDQGHPYLTPIDHPYVQAAGEAYEKVYDVKTSYIRSGGSIPIIATFKQLFNLPIVLMGFGLPNENFHAPNEHFHLENFDKGMRVLCHYWEDVAKIEL, from the coding sequence ATGAACGAAAAAATAGAAGTGTACCTTGCAAGCAACAGGGATACCCATTTGAGCCAGCTGAAAGATTTTCTTGCCATTCCGAGCATCTCGACGCAGACAGAGCACAAGGGAGATATGGAAAAAGCAGCGGAATGGACCGCAGAATCCTTGCGCCAGCTGGGCATGGATAATGTAAAGGTATATGAGACAAAAGGACACCCGGTCGTGTATGGGGAATGGCTTAAGGCAGAAGGAAAGCCGACTGCCCTCATCTATGGCCATTATGATGTCCAGCCTGTCGACCCGGTCGAGCTATGGAACAGCCCGCCGTTCTCAGCGGAGATTCGTGAGGAAAAGCTCTATGCCCGTGGGGCGAGTGATGATAAAGGCCAGACCTTTATGCACTTGAAAGCGCTGGAAGCTTTTTTAGAAACAACAGGTACCTTGCCGTTGAACTTCAAGTTCTGTATTGAAGGCGAGGAAGAGATGGGAAGCCCCAACCTGCCTGCTTTTGCGGAGGAACACAAGGAATTGTTTGCTGCTGACCTGATCGTGGTTTCGGATACAGGCATGATCGAAAAAGGAAAGCCGGCCATCACTTACGGACTTAGAGGATTGTGCGGCCTACAGATTGACTTGAAGGGACCGAGCGGGGACGTTCACTCCGGACTTTATGGCGGGGCGATTCAGAATCCGATTCATGCACTCGTTAAAATCGTTGACTCCTTCCATAGTAAGGACGGACATATTTTGGTGGATGGTTTCTATGATGATGTTTTGACTGTGACTCAGCAGGAGAAGGAAGAGTTTGCTTCCCTTCAGTTTAATGAGGAGGAAGTGAAGAAGGAATTAGGTGTGAATGAGTTATACGGTGAAGAAGGCTACTCTTACCTTGAGCGCACATGGACCCGTCCGACTCTTGAGGTGAACGGGATCTATGGCGGCTATCAGGGCGGAGGTTTGAAAACCGTACTGCCGTCAGAAGCCCATGCGAAAATTTCGTGCCGCCTTGTACCGAATCAGGATCCTGATAAGATTGTTGAACAGCTCAAACAGCATATCACGAAGCACCTCCCAGCTGGAGTTGAAGTAGAAATGTCTCGTTTTGATCAAGGCCATCCTTACTTGACGCCGATCGATCATCCTTATGTTCAGGCAGCAGGTGAGGCTTATGAAAAAGTGTATGATGTGAAGACTTCCTATATAAGAAGCGGCGGTTCCATTCCGATCATCGCAACCTTTAAACAGTTGTTTAACCTGCCGATCGTATTGATGGGATTCGGCCTGCCGAATGAAAACTTCCACGCACCAAATGAGCACTTCCACCTTGAGAATTTTGATAAAGGGATGCGCGTTCTGTGCCATTACTGGGAAGATGTCGCGAAAATAGAGCTGTAA
- a CDS encoding alpha/beta hydrolase encodes MIDTFEVVITPFQRKRKVRVCLPNGYETSGKTYPVLYMHDGQNLYRDEDASFGTSWGVKDYIEESGLELIVVGIDCADGTDRLDEYGPWENAGIADKLNLDKNAYGGGGEKYIDYIVHELKPLIDQKYRTQRNDTLMAGSSMGGLISTYAACAYPLIFTRVASVSSAYWFNQQEIEELIRDSDLSSVKKFYMDVGTKEDSGNVNNQMYIDSSDRVYEIMKDKVSDCRYDVVEGGIHNEADWRKRLPEILGYMFL; translated from the coding sequence ATGATCGATACGTTCGAAGTTGTCATCACGCCATTTCAGAGGAAACGGAAGGTAAGGGTCTGCCTGCCGAATGGTTATGAAACTAGCGGAAAAACATATCCAGTCCTGTATATGCATGACGGACAGAACCTGTACCGTGATGAGGATGCGAGCTTCGGCACATCCTGGGGTGTAAAGGATTATATAGAAGAAAGCGGTCTTGAGCTGATTGTCGTCGGTATTGATTGTGCGGATGGAACTGACCGTCTGGATGAGTACGGTCCATGGGAGAATGCCGGCATTGCAGACAAGCTGAACCTGGATAAAAATGCTTACGGCGGCGGGGGTGAAAAATACATCGATTATATCGTACATGAACTCAAGCCCCTGATCGATCAAAAATACCGTACCCAGCGCAATGACACGCTGATGGCGGGAAGCTCGATGGGCGGTCTGATCTCGACATACGCAGCCTGCGCCTATCCGCTCATTTTCACTCGGGTAGCTTCTGTTTCGTCTGCCTATTGGTTCAACCAGCAGGAGATTGAAGAGCTGATCCGGGACAGCGACCTTTCCAGCGTGAAAAAATTCTACATGGACGTTGGTACAAAGGAAGACTCCGGAAATGTAAATAACCAGATGTATATCGATTCAAGCGACCGGGTGTACGAGATCATGAAGGATAAGGTGAGTGACTGCCGCTATGACGTAGTCGAAGGCGGCATACATAACGAAGCCGATTGGAGAAAACGCCTGCCGGAGATTTTGGGGTATATGTTTTTATAA
- a CDS encoding flavin reductase family protein, translating into MKTLPNTSSITPKILYYGTPVVLLTTLNEDRTVNISPISSSWALGNCILLGIGLGGKAIENLERTPECVLNIPDASLWEQVERLAPYTGKDPVPPYKQELGFTYKKDKFEAAGFTSTSSTSVQPDRIAECPLQIEAEVKQIRIPEYSPFFAIVETQAVSVHAHTGIIKGENHIDPAKWNPLIYNFRHYFSLGEELGKTYRSET; encoded by the coding sequence ATGAAGACTCTGCCAAACACCTCAAGCATCACACCGAAAATTTTATACTACGGTACACCTGTCGTTCTGCTGACCACATTAAATGAGGATCGCACGGTCAACATCAGCCCCATATCGTCCTCCTGGGCACTCGGCAACTGTATCCTATTAGGCATCGGACTCGGCGGAAAAGCCATAGAAAATCTGGAGAGAACACCGGAATGTGTGCTGAATATACCGGACGCCTCGCTTTGGGAACAAGTTGAAAGACTTGCTCCTTATACAGGAAAAGATCCGGTTCCACCATACAAACAAGAGCTTGGCTTCACCTACAAAAAAGATAAGTTTGAAGCAGCAGGTTTCACTTCCACTTCATCCACTTCAGTCCAGCCAGATAGAATCGCAGAATGCCCTCTGCAGATTGAAGCCGAAGTAAAGCAGATCCGGATTCCCGAGTACTCACCGTTCTTTGCGATTGTGGAGACCCAGGCTGTCAGCGTTCATGCCCACACCGGCATCATCAAGGGGGAAAATCACATCGATCCTGCTAAATGGAATCCTTTAATCTATAATTTCCGCCACTACTTCAGTCTTGGGGAAGAGCTTGGAAAAACATATCGTTCGGAGACGTAA
- a CDS encoding FtsW/RodA/SpoVE family cell cycle protein: MLKKLIKNMDYSLVVATAGLCIFGLVMIYSSSYWVAFNYGREADFFFNRQLIFVLGGFVVFCLSSIFPYKAYMKLTKLLITVTVFLLILVFVLGKVVNNAQSWISLGGFNLQPAEAAKIAIIIYLASILSKKQSYISDFNKAIAPPLVVVGLIAFLILMQPDFGSMLILVSIAACILVCAKIRFRHVAILSVSSAVLMIVFFMFVASDEQLSRFKGAYSPFEHQKEGYQLINSYVAISAGGMEGVGLGNGRTKYGYLPEGQTDFIIANVSEEFGFAGALASITGLFYIVIRGFIIGLRCKDTFGRLLAFGVASMIGIQSFINLGAATGLLPVTGVPLPFLSYGGSSLLVIMFSMGILTNVSAFVNMKRNPVHEDALDKDKPLTPLHKNTVAAFPYQNKKKPAH; the protein is encoded by the coding sequence ATGCTGAAAAAATTAATAAAGAATATGGATTATAGTTTAGTAGTGGCCACTGCCGGCTTATGTATATTTGGTTTAGTCATGATCTATAGCAGCAGCTATTGGGTCGCATTTAATTATGGTAGAGAAGCTGATTTCTTCTTTAATCGGCAGCTCATTTTTGTACTCGGAGGTTTTGTGGTTTTTTGTCTCTCCTCTATCTTTCCATACAAAGCGTATATGAAACTAACAAAACTATTAATTACGGTGACGGTCTTTCTATTAATTCTTGTTTTTGTTTTGGGAAAGGTCGTTAATAATGCGCAATCGTGGATCAGTCTGGGAGGGTTTAATCTCCAGCCGGCTGAAGCGGCAAAAATCGCGATCATCATCTACTTGGCATCGATTTTATCGAAGAAACAATCCTACATTTCCGACTTTAACAAGGCCATTGCACCACCGTTAGTTGTCGTTGGGCTTATTGCCTTCCTTATTCTCATGCAGCCTGACTTCGGTTCGATGCTCATCCTGGTTTCCATTGCGGCATGTATCCTGGTTTGTGCGAAGATACGCTTTCGCCATGTTGCGATTCTTTCGGTATCGTCGGCAGTACTGATGATTGTTTTCTTCATGTTTGTGGCGAGTGATGAACAGCTTTCCCGTTTTAAGGGAGCCTACTCACCATTTGAACACCAGAAAGAGGGCTATCAGCTTATCAATTCCTATGTCGCCATTTCTGCTGGAGGAATGGAAGGGGTAGGGCTCGGGAACGGGCGTACAAAGTATGGATACCTGCCAGAGGGACAGACAGATTTCATCATCGCCAACGTCTCGGAGGAGTTTGGATTTGCTGGTGCTCTGGCCTCAATTACAGGATTATTTTACATCGTGATCAGAGGATTTATCATTGGCCTGCGCTGTAAAGATACATTCGGCCGGCTGCTGGCGTTCGGAGTGGCCAGTATGATCGGGATCCAATCGTTCATTAATCTTGGCGCTGCCACAGGGCTCCTGCCAGTTACCGGTGTTCCACTGCCTTTTCTAAGCTATGGCGGGTCATCACTTCTGGTCATCATGTTCTCAATGGGGATTCTGACGAACGTTTCCGCGTTTGTGAACATGAAGCGAAACCCGGTTCATGAAGATGCTTTGGATAAAGATAAGCCTTTAACACCTCTTCACAAAAACACAGTTGCTGCGTTTCCTTATCAAAACAAAAAGAAACCAGCCCACTAA